From a single Cotesia glomerata isolate CgM1 linkage group LG6, MPM_Cglom_v2.3, whole genome shotgun sequence genomic region:
- the LOC123266726 gene encoding 6-phosphogluconolactonase, whose product MENVIIEPDVAGVIKKLSSIIEEHANDAIKTGDVFKIGLSGGSLIKFLAEGLPSITTDWSKWRFFFCDERIVPFDNEESTYGQYKASLMDKIPITEDQFITIDTEHSAVKAANDYIMKMSVYFPPDSPPRFDLLLLGIGPDGHTCSLFPGHRLLEETIRWVCPINDSPKPPPSRITLTFPVINNSKACVFAVAGASKADIIKRVLKEKENLPAGRVNLTNGSLYWIVDQEAAKGLNS is encoded by the exons atggaAAATGTAATCATAGAGCCTGATGTTGCCGGTGTTATAAAGAAATTGTCAAGTATTATTGAAGAGCATGCTAATGACGCAATAAAAACCGGCGATGTCTTTAAAATTGGTTTATcag gtggatctttaattaaatttctagcTGAAGGTTTGCCATCAATTACGACCGACTGGTCGAAAtggagattttttttctgcgaTGAACGCATTGTACCTTTTGATAATGAGGAGTCTACTTATGGTCAATACAAGGCTAGTTTGATGGATAAAATTCCAATAACTGAAGACCAATTTATTACTATCGATACTGAGCATTcag CTGTTAAAGCAGCCAATGATTACATCATGAAGATGTCCGTGTACTTTCCACCGGACAGTCCACCACGTTTCGACTTGCTGCTGCTTGGAATCGGCCCGGATGGACACACTTGCTCGCTCTTTCCCGGGCATCGTCTGCTTGAGGAAACAATTAGATGGGTTTGTCCAATCAATGATTCTCCAAAGCCACCACCTTCGAGAATAACTCTTACTTTCccagttattaataattctaagGCTTGTGTTTTTGCTGTCGCTGGAGCTAGCAAGGCTGATATAATCAAG CGTGTACTGaaagagaaagaaaatttgCCTGCTGGTCGGGTAAATCTAACAAACGGCTCTCTTTACTGGATCGTTGATCAAGAAGCTGCCAAAGGCCTTAATTCATAG
- the LOC123267045 gene encoding DNA polymerase delta subunit 3-like: protein MELMNIYLEALAGYINDEDKLVTYKWLSKKLEIHVNVAKQVLEEYWNKNKSSDELVATIMIIGYTKDGGMRVEVIKESDFVAAADKYDRIISQHLYSLQKSLPDLQLLAEVGQGDTKFSAITCKNAVVLSDEELFKRRWGRNQLYEAPAAPVEHKPPEPNKGIMSSFAKAADKVSDSKSNNDKSDDNNVSNGVKDKEEKVEPKKVSPVKNKPADTKKGVPKKPVQSQKTGLNNLFGKVAAANSKKSPPKKDSDKEKENKSNGVEDSPMEVDESPVVVSNGLSVSKSNSKVSNSEASQKSNGSKKDDKVKSKQNRGSKRNRSRDSSKEDTKKRKRIFIASDSSDESATEQEPDLFDDLPPPEPTVTRKSPSPPPVKLIEGKRKVRKAVDKTFVDEEGFLVTKKTFVYESASDEETPPTAVVKEREVKKAADKAAVAQIKKQNKQTSIMSFFKKA, encoded by the exons atggaattaatgaatatttacttGGAAGCTCTTGCTGGATATATAAATGATGAAGACAAACTT GTTACGTATAAATGGCTGAGCAAAAAGCTAGAGATCCATGTTAATGTGGCGAAACAAGTCCTGGAGGAGtattggaataaaaataaatccagTGATGAGCTTGTCGCAACAATCATGATAATAGGGTACACCAAAGATGGAGGAATGCGGGTTGAGGTGATAAAAGAGTCGGATTTCGTTGCTGCTGCTGATAAGTACGACAGGATAATATCACAGCACCTGTACAGCTTACAGAAGTCATTGCCCGATCTTCAACTTTTGGCTGAAGTAGGTCAGGGTGACACTAAATTCTCAGCCATCACGTGTAAGAACGCCGTGGTGCTGAGCGATGAAGAATTGTTCAAGCGAAGGTGGGGTCGCAATCAATTGTACGAGGCACCAGCTGCTCCCGTTGAGCACAAGCCTCCCGAGCCGAACAAGGGAATTATGAGCAGTTTTGCCAAGGCTGCTGACAAGGTGAGCGATAGCAAATCCAATAATGATAAGAGTGATGATAATAACGTGAGTAACGGCGTAAaagataaagaagaaaaagtgGAACCAAAAAAAGTATCACCTGTTAAAAACAAACCTGCTGATACGAAGAAAGGTGTTCCTAAAAAGCCTGTCCAGTCTCAGAAAACTGGACTGAACAATTTGTTCGGTAAGGTCGCTGCTGCTAACTCCAAAAAATCACCACCTAAAAAAGATTCCGATAAAGAGAAAGAAAACAAAAGCAATGGAGTTGAAGACAGTCCTATGGAAGTTGATGAAAGTCCGGTCGTGGTAAGCAACGGACTGTCTGTCAGTAAGTCTAATTCAAAAGTTAGTAATTCAGAAGCGAGTCAAAAAAGTAATGGTAGTAAAAAAGACGATAAAGTTAAATCCAAACAAAATCGCGGTAGCAAACGGAACAGGAGTAGGGATTCAAGTAAAGAAGATACTAAAAAAAGGAAACGTATCTTCATAGCTTCTGATTCTAGTGACGAATCTGCTACGGAGCAAGAGCCAGACTTATTTGATGATCTTCCACCCCCGGAACCAACAGTCACGAGAAAATCACCATCGCCACCACCGGTTAAGCTTATCGAGGGTAAGCGCAAGGTACGCAAAGCTGTTGATAAAACTTTCGTTGACGAAGAAGGTTTTCTTGTCACTAAAAAGACTTTTGTCTACGAGAGCGCTTCTGACGAAGAAACTCCACCAACTGCTGTGGTTAAAGAAAGAGAGGTGAAGAAAGCTGCTGATAAGGCTGCTGTCGCTcagattaaaaaacaaaacaagcAGACTTCTATAATGAGTTTCTTTAAAAAAGCTTAA
- the LOC123266724 gene encoding calcium-binding mitochondrial carrier protein SCaMC-2-A isoform X2 → MLGQDSINELGCQVCEDYLDVYNLILQMYMDIGEDIGVPDDFTSNEMITGMWWRHLLAGGLAGAVSRTCTAPLDRIKVYLQVHGTTQCNMSNCFRYMLKEGGVLSLWRGNGINVLKIGPETALKFMAYEQVKRAIKGTDTRELGINERFIAGSMAGGISQSAIYPLEVLKTRLALRKTGEFSSIVDAAKKIYSQGGLKSFYRGYIPNLIGILPYAGIDLAVYETLKNRYLRSHTSNEQPAFWVLLLCGTASSTAGQVCSYPLALVRTRLQAELSPGNSPTTMVGVFKDIIQRDGIKGLYRGLTPNFLKVAPAVSISYVVYEHFRQALGVNMT, encoded by the exons ATGTTGGGGCAAGACAGTATTAATGAACTCGGGTGTCAAGTCTGCGAGGATTATTTAGATGTTTATAATCTTATTTTACAAatg taCATGGACATTGGTGAAGATATCGGAGTACCTGATGATTTTACAAGTAACGAAATGATAACAGGGATGTGGTGGAGGCATTTACTTGCTGGTGGATTAGCTGGAGCTGTTTCGCGGACCTGTACTGCGCCTTTAGATCGTATTAAAGTTTATCttcag GTTCACGGGACAACGCAATGCAATATGTCAAATTGCTTTAGATATATGTTGAAAGAGGGAGGAGTACTCAGTTTATGGCGTGGCAATGGTATTAATGTACTTAAAATTGGTCCTGAAACAGCTCTTAAGTTTATGGCCTACGAGCAAGTTAAAAGAGCAATCAAAGGAACTGATACGAGGGAGTTAGGTATAAATGAGAGATTCATTGCTGGATCCATGGCAGGTGGAATTAGTCAATCAGCAATTTATCCTCTTgag gtaCTAAAGACTAGATTAGCACTTCGCAAGACGGGTGAATTTTCCAGTATAGTTGATgcagctaaaaaaatttatagtcaAGGTggtttaaaaagtttttacagAGGCTACATTCCTAATTTAATTGGAATTCTTCCATACGCTGGAATAGACTTGGCTGTTTAtgaa acGTTGAAGAATAGATATCTAAGATCACACACTAGCAATGAACAGCCGGCATTTTGGGTTCTACTTTTATGTGGTACAGCTTCAAGTACAGCTGGACAGGTGTGCTCATATCCGCTTGCACTAGTCAGAACTAGATTACAAGCTGAATTATCCCCCGGAAATTCACCAACTACGATGGTTGGAGTGTTTAAAGATATCATACAACGCGACGGAATTAAAGGCTTGTACCGCGGATTGACGCCTAATTTCCTCAag gtAGCACCAGCGGTATCAATAAGCTACGTGGTTTATGAACATTTTCGGCAAGCACTGGGTGTCAACATGAcgtga
- the LOC123267041 gene encoding protein ABHD13 isoform X1 — translation MIVISLKRLLRKCPINLTRNLPWKQWAIFLAHVFLYLIVYWLYGGIFTLFFIFCVEATELLYKLEDVFVYHPVIPTHSRIYVPSPSMFSLPYQTIYIHSKDGTILHSFFISQPGEEAKQSPTILYLHGNAGNIGHRLINVSGLYHKVKCNILVLEYRGYGFSQGTPTESGLYMDAQAGLDYLLSRNDINTNEIIVFGRSLGGAVAIDLAANYNKQRIWCLILENTFTSIPEMASVLIGYKIIKYLPLICYKNKFTSTDKVASLNVPTLFISGLADTLVPPHMMTELYNKCKCNYKKLLTIEGGTHNETWVQTDYYKHLVEFISQLREKPRTFDDNSCHYFMDNI, via the exons atgattgttATATCATTGAAGAGATTGTTGCGAAAATGTCCAATAAACTTGACAAGAAATTTGCCATGGAAGCAATGGGCTATTTTTTTGGCTCACgtatttttatacttgatTGTTTATTGGCTTTATGGAGGAATTTTTacattgttttttatattctgcGTTGAAGCTAcag AACTTTTATACAAATTAGAAGACGTGTTTGTTTATCATCCAGTAATACCCACACATTCACGTATCTATGTACCATCACCGTCGATGTTTAGTCTGCCATATCAGACAATTTATATACATTCTAAAGATGGTACAATAttacattcattttttatatcacaACCTGGCGAAGAAGCTAAACAATCACCAACAATTCTTTATCTTCATGGGAATGCTGGTAACATTGGTCATAG GCTCATCAATGTATCAGGATTATATCATAAAGTTAAGTGTAATATATTAGTATTAGAATATCGTGGCTATGGTTTTTCACAAGGCACACCTACGGAATCTGGTCTTTACATGGATGCTCAAGCTGGtctagattatttattaagccGTAATGATATTAATACCAATGAAATTATTGTGTTTGGTAGATCACTGG GAGGAGCAGTAGCTATCGACTTGGCtgctaattataataaacaaagAATTTGGTGCCTTATATTAGAGAATACATTTACAAGTATTCCGGAGATGGCCTCTGTTTTAATCggatacaaaataataaaatatttaccacttatttgttacaaaaacaaatttacGTCAACGGACAAAGTTGCGTCTTTAAATGTGCCAACATTATTTATATCCGGTCTTGCGGATACTCTGGTACCGCCACACATGATGACTGAACTTTACAACAAATGTAAatgtaattacaaaaaattattgactatTGAAGGTGGTACACACAATGAAACGTGGGTTCAAACAGattattataaacatttagTTGAATTTATAAGCCAACTCAGAGAAAAACCGCGTACGTTTGACGACAATAGCTGTCATTATTTCAtggataatatttaa
- the LOC123267041 gene encoding protein ABHD13 isoform X2: protein MLNIKRLLRKCPINLTRNLPWKQWAIFLAHVFLYLIVYWLYGGIFTLFFIFCVEATELLYKLEDVFVYHPVIPTHSRIYVPSPSMFSLPYQTIYIHSKDGTILHSFFISQPGEEAKQSPTILYLHGNAGNIGHRLINVSGLYHKVKCNILVLEYRGYGFSQGTPTESGLYMDAQAGLDYLLSRNDINTNEIIVFGRSLGGAVAIDLAANYNKQRIWCLILENTFTSIPEMASVLIGYKIIKYLPLICYKNKFTSTDKVASLNVPTLFISGLADTLVPPHMMTELYNKCKCNYKKLLTIEGGTHNETWVQTDYYKHLVEFISQLREKPRTFDDNSCHYFMDNI, encoded by the exons ATGTTGAATATTAAG AGATTGTTGCGAAAATGTCCAATAAACTTGACAAGAAATTTGCCATGGAAGCAATGGGCTATTTTTTTGGCTCACgtatttttatacttgatTGTTTATTGGCTTTATGGAGGAATTTTTacattgttttttatattctgcGTTGAAGCTAcag AACTTTTATACAAATTAGAAGACGTGTTTGTTTATCATCCAGTAATACCCACACATTCACGTATCTATGTACCATCACCGTCGATGTTTAGTCTGCCATATCAGACAATTTATATACATTCTAAAGATGGTACAATAttacattcattttttatatcacaACCTGGCGAAGAAGCTAAACAATCACCAACAATTCTTTATCTTCATGGGAATGCTGGTAACATTGGTCATAG GCTCATCAATGTATCAGGATTATATCATAAAGTTAAGTGTAATATATTAGTATTAGAATATCGTGGCTATGGTTTTTCACAAGGCACACCTACGGAATCTGGTCTTTACATGGATGCTCAAGCTGGtctagattatttattaagccGTAATGATATTAATACCAATGAAATTATTGTGTTTGGTAGATCACTGG GAGGAGCAGTAGCTATCGACTTGGCtgctaattataataaacaaagAATTTGGTGCCTTATATTAGAGAATACATTTACAAGTATTCCGGAGATGGCCTCTGTTTTAATCggatacaaaataataaaatatttaccacttatttgttacaaaaacaaatttacGTCAACGGACAAAGTTGCGTCTTTAAATGTGCCAACATTATTTATATCCGGTCTTGCGGATACTCTGGTACCGCCACACATGATGACTGAACTTTACAACAAATGTAAatgtaattacaaaaaattattgactatTGAAGGTGGTACACACAATGAAACGTGGGTTCAAACAGattattataaacatttagTTGAATTTATAAGCCAACTCAGAGAAAAACCGCGTACGTTTGACGACAATAGCTGTCATTATTTCAtggataatatttaa
- the LOC123267044 gene encoding ZZ-type zinc finger-containing protein 3 translates to MEGETVIDENAEFYFESDSLALKGNKDYMDLLKTIVILENQQARAIEDMDELLAQRANALKDPMGFINKLQNGQLSNLPGEIKVAEIPYIDWSRYNISASDARLKPPQTRHGNFRTHPKVKQTDGKILVRGRPFDESKPETFNLPWTPAEQCKLEQLLVKYPNEEVSMRRWKKIANELGNRTPKQVMTRVQKYFLKLKAYNMPIPGQAPKLNPSTKKSMSRRFLHRTTSFFPSINMIDDKDTEDVHQWMIKDSKNDNDEDTELWQIELIRKVKSEKEQETSSSQQHLGYKCICCGDDPLKGTRWNCAECYNVNLCSDCVVAQLEAVNPIHPPSHKLKAISLAEANKNCDLDYSSYNYLNPKFLS, encoded by the exons atggaggGTGAAACAGTTATTGACGAGAATGCTGAATTCTATTTTGAATCTGACAGCTTGGCTCTAAAGGGTAACAAAGATTACATGGATCTACTGAAGACTATTGTCATCCTAGAAAACCAACAGGCACGAGCTATCGAGGACATGGACGAGTTATTAGCACAACGAGCTAACGCCCTGAAAGATCCGATGGGTTTTATTAACAAGTTGCAAAATGGTCAACTGTCAAACCTTCCTGGTGAAATAAAAGTAGCTGAAATTCCTTACATCGATTGGAGTCGCTACAACATATCTGCTTCTGACGCTCGCTTAAAACCACCCCAGACACGGCATGGAAATTTCCGAACCCATCCTAAAGTCAAGCAGACAGATGGAaag atTCTTGTTCGTGGTCGTCCATTCGATGAAAGTAAACCAGAAACTTTCAATCTTCCTTGGACGCCTGCTGAGCAATGTAAATTGGAACAATTGTTGGTTAAATATCCAAATGAAGAAGTCAGTATGCGACGATGGAAGAAAATTGCTAATGAattag GAAATCGTACTCCAAAACAAGTTATGACAAGAGTGCAAAAATATTTCCTTAAATTAAAGGCTTATAATATGCCAATACCTGGACAAGCTCCAAAATTAAACCCAAGTActaaaaaaagtatgagtcgTCGTTTCTTGCACAGAACTACATCATTCTTTCCTTCAATAAATATGATTGATGATAAAGATACTGAAGATGTTCACCAGTGGATGATTAAAGATTCA aaGAACGATAATGATGAAGACACAGAGCTTTGGCAGATTGAATTGATTAGAAAGGTAAAGTCTGAAAAAGAACAGGAAACATCGAGCTCTCAACAACATTTGGGCTACAAG tgCATATGTTGTGGAGATGATCCTTTAAAAGGTACCAGGTGGAATTGCGCTGAGTGTTACAACGTAAATTTGTGTTCAGATTGCGTTGTAGCGCAGTTAGAAGCCGTAAATCCTATTCATCCACCTTCACATAAATTGAAAGCTATTTCTCTTGCAGAGGCTAACAAAAATTGCGACTTGGATTATTCGtcgtataattatttaaatcctaaatttttatcttaa
- the LOC123267040 gene encoding toll-like receptor 6 produces MYFIGIVLLISFLKLSSGDLCKVCTCSGMIIDCNGRVNASDRNNLKLLTSEIAQEIIISSDNTSVEISIHKNTVQQFKVIDLSNNNLEQSVISAFSSLINLKELNLSSNNWKKIIPGVFEYFLSLSKLNLSHNLITEISFSSCNLTHLDLSYNQLVILSTGQLNCPHLLFINLSFNSITSIDAQAFVNLNSIDTLLLNNNLIHSLEIFIPPTKQLSVAHNKLSKFPANLSVEFLDINHNFISIIQTSPTVDQLQSLDISKNNLYLINASFVNLKLLNISYNNFSSIPPLSFEDFPTLEELIISGNPLDKLIFNARIKLKRFIASDLNLVESIDENSFDLLQEQENNCINLTISFNKNLKFVHNNSFSNHHICYLDLSNNRLERISRQSIKISNELIPKYGINLQGNPMICDCESQWMLDDLLPKLYTINSALLTNLRCNKPREVFNVRMVHWYKWKTKVLCKSSNKFERLVTLDDNTYVVAQSSSMIIIKSSNSVKFIIIGAVTVLTLITIIGLVLSEKLARKHRRRNRRL; encoded by the exons atgtattttattggaatagttttgttaattagttttttaaaattgtcctCGGGTGATTTGTGTAAAGTATGTACGTGCTCAG gcATGATTATTGATTGCAATGGTCGAGTGAATGCAAGCgacagaaataatttaaaattgctaACCAGTGAAATCGCCCAAGAGATTATCATATCAAGTGACAACACTTCAGTGGAAATttcaattcataaaaatacaGTACAACAGTTTAAAGTTATCGATttgtcaaataataatttagaacAAAGTGTAATAAGTGCTTTTAgcagtttaattaatttaaaagaactcaatttgtcttcaaataattggaaaaaaataatcccaGGTGTCTTTGAGTACTTTCTGTCACTGTCTAAACTTAATTTGagtcataatttaataactgaGATAAGCTTCAGTTCGTGTAACTTGACTCATCTTGATTTATCATATAACCAGCTTGTAATTCTGTCAACTGGACAATTAAATTGTCctcacttattatttattaatttatctttcaattCAATAACTTCAATAGACGCTCAGGCATTTGTCAATTTGAATTCTATCGATACATTGctgcttaataataatttaatccaTTCACTGGAGATCTTTATACCTCCGACAAAACAACTCTCAGTGGCACACAATAAATTATCCAAGTTCCCAGCAAATTTATCAGTAGAATTTCTTGATATAAATCACAATTTTATCTCTATAATTCAAACCAGTCCAACTGTCGAtcaactgcaatcactggacattagtaaaaataatttgtatctCATAAATGCAAGCTTTGTTAATCTGAAACTGCTCAATATATCttacaacaatttttcttcCATTCCACCGCTCTCTTTTGAGGATTTTCCTACCTTAGAAGAGCTAATAATCAGTGGAAATccattagataaattaatatttaatgctcgaataaaattgaaaagattTATTGCAAGTGATTTAAATTTAGTGGAGAGTATTGATGAAAATTCGTTTGATTTGCTGCAAGAACAGGAAAACAACTGCATTAATTTAACGATTTCTTTCAacaaaaacttgaaatttgtgCACAATAACTCATTTAGCAATCATCATATTTGCTAC ttggACTTGAGTAACAACAGACTAGAACGTATTTCAAGACAAtcgattaaaatttctaatgaaTTAATACCTAAGTACGGAATAAATTTACAAGGAAATCCAATGATTTGTGATTGTGAATCTCAATGGATGTTGGACGATTTATTACCAAAGTTGTATACAATTAATTCAGCACTTTTAACAAACTTAAG ATGTAATAAGCCGAGAGAAGTATTCAATGTACGGATGGTACACTGGTATAAATGGAAGACAAAAGTACTCTGTAAATCGTCAAATAAATTCGAAAGACTTGTTACTTTGGACGATAATACTTATGTAGTAGCGCAGAGTAGTtcaatgattattattaaatctagTAACAGCGTTAAATTCATCATTATTGGTGCTGTGACTGTACTgacattaataacaattattggGCTTGTACTCTCGGAAAAATTGGCGAGAAAACATCGCAGACGCAACAGAAGATTATAA
- the LOC123266724 gene encoding calcium-binding mitochondrial carrier protein SCaMC-2-A isoform X3, which produces MDNLDNMDSDFLLEIYVKYMDIGEDIGVPDDFTSNEMITGMWWRHLLAGGLAGAVSRTCTAPLDRIKVYLQVHGTTQCNMSNCFRYMLKEGGVLSLWRGNGINVLKIGPETALKFMAYEQVKRAIKGTDTRELGINERFIAGSMAGGISQSAIYPLEVLKTRLALRKTGEFSSIVDAAKKIYSQGGLKSFYRGYIPNLIGILPYAGIDLAVYETLKNRYLRSHTSNEQPAFWVLLLCGTASSTAGQVCSYPLALVRTRLQAELSPGNSPTTMVGVFKDIIQRDGIKGLYRGLTPNFLKVAPAVSISYVVYEHFRQALGVNMT; this is translated from the exons aTGGATAATTTAGATAATATGGATAGTGATTTTCTCCTTGAAATATATGTTAag taCATGGACATTGGTGAAGATATCGGAGTACCTGATGATTTTACAAGTAACGAAATGATAACAGGGATGTGGTGGAGGCATTTACTTGCTGGTGGATTAGCTGGAGCTGTTTCGCGGACCTGTACTGCGCCTTTAGATCGTATTAAAGTTTATCttcag GTTCACGGGACAACGCAATGCAATATGTCAAATTGCTTTAGATATATGTTGAAAGAGGGAGGAGTACTCAGTTTATGGCGTGGCAATGGTATTAATGTACTTAAAATTGGTCCTGAAACAGCTCTTAAGTTTATGGCCTACGAGCAAGTTAAAAGAGCAATCAAAGGAACTGATACGAGGGAGTTAGGTATAAATGAGAGATTCATTGCTGGATCCATGGCAGGTGGAATTAGTCAATCAGCAATTTATCCTCTTgag gtaCTAAAGACTAGATTAGCACTTCGCAAGACGGGTGAATTTTCCAGTATAGTTGATgcagctaaaaaaatttatagtcaAGGTggtttaaaaagtttttacagAGGCTACATTCCTAATTTAATTGGAATTCTTCCATACGCTGGAATAGACTTGGCTGTTTAtgaa acGTTGAAGAATAGATATCTAAGATCACACACTAGCAATGAACAGCCGGCATTTTGGGTTCTACTTTTATGTGGTACAGCTTCAAGTACAGCTGGACAGGTGTGCTCATATCCGCTTGCACTAGTCAGAACTAGATTACAAGCTGAATTATCCCCCGGAAATTCACCAACTACGATGGTTGGAGTGTTTAAAGATATCATACAACGCGACGGAATTAAAGGCTTGTACCGCGGATTGACGCCTAATTTCCTCAag gtAGCACCAGCGGTATCAATAAGCTACGTGGTTTATGAACATTTTCGGCAAGCACTGGGTGTCAACATGAcgtga